The following coding sequences are from one Candidatus Krumholzibacteriia bacterium window:
- a CDS encoding secondary thiamine-phosphate synthase enzyme YjbQ produces MIHGRLVTLPTEGFSDVHDVTDEVRTTLHESGVTEGVANVFSIGSTASVTTLEYEPALVKDLQEALEKLWPHDMRSHHSETWGDDNGFSHLRSAFVGSDLTVPVHQGELVLGTWQQVVVICHDNRPRQRKVFVQVVGE; encoded by the coding sequence ATGATCCACGGACGCCTCGTCACCCTGCCCACCGAAGGCTTCAGCGACGTCCACGACGTCACCGACGAGGTCCGTACGACCCTGCACGAATCCGGGGTGACCGAGGGCGTGGCCAACGTCTTCTCGATCGGCTCGACGGCCTCGGTCACCACGCTCGAGTACGAACCCGCCCTGGTGAAGGACCTGCAGGAAGCGCTCGAGAAGCTGTGGCCGCACGACATGCGCAGCCATCATTCGGAGACCTGGGGCGACGACAACGGCTTCTCGCACCTGCGTTCGGCCTTCGTCGGTTCCGACCTCACCGTTCCCGTGCACCAGGGTGAGCTCGTGCTCGGCACCTGGCAGCAGGTCGTCGTGATCTGCCACGACAACCGGCCGCGCCAACGGAAGGTGTTCGTGCAGGTCGTCGGGGAGTGA